One window from the genome of Maylandia zebra isolate NMK-2024a linkage group LG18, Mzebra_GT3a, whole genome shotgun sequence encodes:
- the cdc7 gene encoding cell division cycle 7-related protein kinase isoform X1, translating into MEFSPACVEPSTDGCLMKADRGQKKRKISPDVEMDIEFLYKAVPQLAKVFRIIDKIGAGTFSSVYLGETQMRDGRREMFALKHLIPTSHPTRIAAELQCLTVAGGRENVMGVTYCFRKEDHVVIVMPYMEHQAIVDIIGSLTFEEVRLYIYHLLKALKHIHQFGIIHRDIKPNNFLYNRKSKMYALVDFGLAQGTADTQIELLKVVRKRPSQKGGGSTGKQVAAQRSKAPPKLSSKTTTVSTSLPLPARQQIHPTNSSASSSTTTASSTSRKALIKKAHSATTTVTTSRTKHTKDLIELRKAPRTVFGERDLNSCTPALSNTKHAAIRTELVKPSKTEDATSRKYSSATLPVRTQSSSQRPVQRGLTCNCYFTDRVCNVCLARKSQVAPRAGTPGFRAPEVLTKCPNQGTAIDVWSAGVILLSLLSGRYPFFKATDDMIALVQIMTLRGSRETIKAAKSFSKAVVCSRELPRQDLRTLCETLRGLRPSPDNKVTPLPEATADSTDTHHHKIQDDTPTHRPTERTLKPHKKEADETPAELLCSHTNKHKYSGGNDTATRLPKQEKMGEEEDERGWDRVPDEAYDLLDKLLDLNPSTRITAAQALQHPLFKDL; encoded by the exons ATGGAGTTTTCTCCTGCCTGCGTTGAGCCCAGCACAGACGGATGCCTTATGAAAGCTGACAGAGGTCAAAAGAAACGGAAAATCTCCC CGGACGTGGAGATGGACATTGAGTTTCTTTACAAAGCTGTTCCTCAGCTAGCCAAAGTTTTCCGCATTATAGACAAAATTGGAGCAG GTACGTTCAGCTCAGTATACTTGGGTGAGACGCAGATGCGAGATGGGAGAAGAGagatgtttgcactgaagcatctcATCCCAACAAGCCATCCCACACGGATTGCTGCTGAGCTTCAGTGTCTCACTGTTGCAGG AGGCAGAGAGAATGTGATGGGAGTGACATACTGCTTCAGGAAGGAGGACCATGTGGTGATtgtaatgccctacatggagcATCAAGCCATTGTG GACATCATTGGGTCGCTAACTTTTGAAGAGGTCCGCCTGTACATCTACCACCTGTTAAAGGCTCTGAAACACATCCACCAGTTTGGCATAATTCATCGAGACATCAAACCAAACAATTTCCTCTACAACAGAAAGAGCAAAAT GTACGCACTGGTGGATTTCGGCCTGGCACAGGGTACAGCTGACACCCAGATTGAGCTATTGAAGGTGGTGAGAAAGAGACCATCACAGAAAGGTGGAGGGTCCACAGGGAAACAAGTGGCTGCACAGCGGAGCAAAGCACCACCTAAACTCTCTTCAAAAACCACAACAGTCTCCACCTCTCTTCCACTGCCTGCACGGCAGCAAATACACCCAACAAATTCCTCCGCAtcttcctccaccaccacagcttCTTCAACCTCTCGAAAAGCACTGATTAAAAAAGCACATTCTGCTACCACCACTGTGACCACCTCTCGCACAAAGCACACAAAG GATTTGATAGAGCTACGCAAAGCACCACGGACTGTGTTTGGAGAGAGGGACCTGAACAGCTGCACACCAGCTCTCTCCAACACCAAACACGCTGCCATTAGGACAGAG CTGGTAAAACCAAGTAAAACAGAGGACGCAACCAGCCGTAAGTACTCTTCAGCCACCCTGCCTGTCAGGacccagagcagcagtcagaGACCCGTACAGCGAGGTCTAACCTGTAACTGCTACTTCACTGATCGGGTCTGCAACGTCTGCTTGGCCAG AAAGTCGCAGGTGGCGCCCCGGGCAGGAACTCCAGGGTTTAGAGCACCAGAAGTCCTCACAAAGTGTCCCAACCAAGGCACGG CCATAGACGTGTGGTCAGCTGGTGTGATCCTGCTCTCACTGCTCAGTGGCCGTTACCCGTTCTTTAAGGCCACCGATGACATGATTGCGCTCGTTCAGATCATGACCCTACGAGGCTCCAGAGAGACCATCAAGGCTGCCAAGTCGTTCA GTAAAGCGGTGGTGTGCAGTCGGGAGCTCCCTCGACAGGACCTCAGGACCCTGTGTGAGACACTCAGAGGATTGAGGCCATCGCCAGATAACAAAGTCACACCACTTCCTGAGGCTACTGCAGATTCCACTGACACTCATCATCACAAGATCCAAGATGATACGCCCACACACCGTCCCACTGAAAGAACACTCAAACCACACAAAAAGGAAGCAGATGAAACTCCTGCAGAACTCTTGTGTAGTCACACGAACAAGCACAAATATTCAGGTGGTAATGACACCGCAACTCGCCTTCCAAAACAGGAAAAgatgggagaggaggaggatgagcgTGGCTGGGACAGAGTTCCCGATGAGGCTTACGACCTGCTGGATAAGCTGCTGGATCTGAACCCTTCCACCAGGATCACAGCTGCTCAGGCTCTTCAACACCCGCTGTTCAAAGACCTGTGA
- the cdc7 gene encoding cell division cycle 7-related protein kinase isoform X2: MEFSPACVEPSTDGCLMKADRGQKKRKISPDVEMDIEFLYKAVPQLAKVFRIIDKIGAGTFSSVYLGETQMRDGRREMFALKHLIPTSHPTRIAAELQCLTVAGGRENVMGVTYCFRKEDHVVIVMPYMEHQAIVDIIGSLTFEEVRLYIYHLLKALKHIHQFGIIHRDIKPNNFLYNRKSKMYALVDFGLAQGTADTQIELLKDLIELRKAPRTVFGERDLNSCTPALSNTKHAAIRTELVKPSKTEDATSRKYSSATLPVRTQSSSQRPVQRGLTCNCYFTDRVCNVCLARKSQVAPRAGTPGFRAPEVLTKCPNQGTAIDVWSAGVILLSLLSGRYPFFKATDDMIALVQIMTLRGSRETIKAAKSFSKAVVCSRELPRQDLRTLCETLRGLRPSPDNKVTPLPEATADSTDTHHHKIQDDTPTHRPTERTLKPHKKEADETPAELLCSHTNKHKYSGGNDTATRLPKQEKMGEEEDERGWDRVPDEAYDLLDKLLDLNPSTRITAAQALQHPLFKDL; the protein is encoded by the exons ATGGAGTTTTCTCCTGCCTGCGTTGAGCCCAGCACAGACGGATGCCTTATGAAAGCTGACAGAGGTCAAAAGAAACGGAAAATCTCCC CGGACGTGGAGATGGACATTGAGTTTCTTTACAAAGCTGTTCCTCAGCTAGCCAAAGTTTTCCGCATTATAGACAAAATTGGAGCAG GTACGTTCAGCTCAGTATACTTGGGTGAGACGCAGATGCGAGATGGGAGAAGAGagatgtttgcactgaagcatctcATCCCAACAAGCCATCCCACACGGATTGCTGCTGAGCTTCAGTGTCTCACTGTTGCAGG AGGCAGAGAGAATGTGATGGGAGTGACATACTGCTTCAGGAAGGAGGACCATGTGGTGATtgtaatgccctacatggagcATCAAGCCATTGTG GACATCATTGGGTCGCTAACTTTTGAAGAGGTCCGCCTGTACATCTACCACCTGTTAAAGGCTCTGAAACACATCCACCAGTTTGGCATAATTCATCGAGACATCAAACCAAACAATTTCCTCTACAACAGAAAGAGCAAAAT GTACGCACTGGTGGATTTCGGCCTGGCACAGGGTACAGCTGACACCCAGATTGAGCTATTGAAG GATTTGATAGAGCTACGCAAAGCACCACGGACTGTGTTTGGAGAGAGGGACCTGAACAGCTGCACACCAGCTCTCTCCAACACCAAACACGCTGCCATTAGGACAGAG CTGGTAAAACCAAGTAAAACAGAGGACGCAACCAGCCGTAAGTACTCTTCAGCCACCCTGCCTGTCAGGacccagagcagcagtcagaGACCCGTACAGCGAGGTCTAACCTGTAACTGCTACTTCACTGATCGGGTCTGCAACGTCTGCTTGGCCAG AAAGTCGCAGGTGGCGCCCCGGGCAGGAACTCCAGGGTTTAGAGCACCAGAAGTCCTCACAAAGTGTCCCAACCAAGGCACGG CCATAGACGTGTGGTCAGCTGGTGTGATCCTGCTCTCACTGCTCAGTGGCCGTTACCCGTTCTTTAAGGCCACCGATGACATGATTGCGCTCGTTCAGATCATGACCCTACGAGGCTCCAGAGAGACCATCAAGGCTGCCAAGTCGTTCA GTAAAGCGGTGGTGTGCAGTCGGGAGCTCCCTCGACAGGACCTCAGGACCCTGTGTGAGACACTCAGAGGATTGAGGCCATCGCCAGATAACAAAGTCACACCACTTCCTGAGGCTACTGCAGATTCCACTGACACTCATCATCACAAGATCCAAGATGATACGCCCACACACCGTCCCACTGAAAGAACACTCAAACCACACAAAAAGGAAGCAGATGAAACTCCTGCAGAACTCTTGTGTAGTCACACGAACAAGCACAAATATTCAGGTGGTAATGACACCGCAACTCGCCTTCCAAAACAGGAAAAgatgggagaggaggaggatgagcgTGGCTGGGACAGAGTTCCCGATGAGGCTTACGACCTGCTGGATAAGCTGCTGGATCTGAACCCTTCCACCAGGATCACAGCTGCTCAGGCTCTTCAACACCCGCTGTTCAAAGACCTGTGA